The Bubalus bubalis isolate 160015118507 breed Murrah chromosome 2, NDDB_SH_1, whole genome shotgun sequence genome includes the window TCTCATTCTTATCCGTTCGCTGTTGGACAAGACCTAGGGGCTCTCACACAGGAACAAGTAGGATGTCAAGGAGGGCATATCTCAGCTCTTATTACGTGGATAACAAAATCAGGGCAAATCTCAAAAAAGAATGCACATTGTGGGCATGGATATATGAAGCAGACTCATCAAGCCAAGGGGACGGTTGGACCCGGGGCCCAGCATCTGCCGCGTGGAGACAGTGGTGATGGCATCAGCAGTGGCCACCCAGGACTGAAGCCACTGGTAAGCTTGTGGCAAAGCCATGGGgaccctttcctttctcttaccATAAATAATCTGACTTCAAGCAGGAAACCTAAGCACCAATGTGGCAAAGGTGCCAGGCAGGGTGCTGAGGGGGGTGGGGCGCTAGAGGCCAGGAACCCAGGCAGCACTGGtagagcacccccaccccccagaagaGCCTCAATACAAACACTGTCATGTGCAAAACAAACACCAAGGAAACCGAACCCCAAACCTTCAGAAAGAATCCTTTGGGTGATCTCTTGTCCGTCATTTGTGCAGGCTAGAGAGGCACCTGTGAATGGTAAGGCTACTGCGAAGCATCACTGGCCTGGTCCTGGCACCACCAGCACGCAGGGGAAGCGGCACCTGAGGGGCTCCCTACCAGCACATCACCCTGCACAGAACACGCTCCAGGTCCCTCGTCCTAGGCAGGGAAGCAGTCTGATCACCAGCTCCCAAGTGCTCTGTCAACGCTCTGCCTGGAGACCCCTTTTCCAGGTCAAGGGAAGCAAAGGAGCTTCCAGGGGAGCTAGGAGAGCTGGAGCTGCCCAAGTCCTGCTAAGAGAAACACAGTCATGGCCTGGGTGTGTCACCTGTCATGAGCTctgaagggcagggagggaggggtgggcctCACGTCGGGCAGGGAAAAGCTCAAGACACTTGTCCTGCCAGCTTCCTGTGACGGCAGCTCCCCTTTAAGACGCTTCAGCTCACAGAAGAGCCACTGACTTGATGTGTACACACCACCACCTGTGATGCAAGCCCGTTTTACACTTACAGATATATAAATGTATGAGGCCTTGCACATATGCCGTATGTATGCAGAACTGACCCATAAAATCCAAAACTGCAGAGTCAGATGTCAGCCAGGTAAGAGCACCCTGGGCCTCAGCGGTGGGAGCCTCGCACAGGCCGGGCCTGGCTGAGCGGCTCGCTCCCTTCCCAGAGCGCCCCCTGGCATGGGCACCCTAGGCGGTGATGGAGGTGGGTTCCTGGGGCCCCGATTGGCCTGAAGGGTCTGTGCTCAGTGTTCCGGGGCAGCAAGGAGCTTCTGTGGCTCTTGGGGAGCTCGGTGTTTGAACCCTAGGCCCCTCGCTGCCCTGCTCCTTAGAGGCGTTGGCAGTCTCTGCCCTTCGCTCAGGGCCACTGTCAGTGAGGGGAGCCTGGCCGCCAGCACTCAGGTCCTGCACCCTCTTGTTCAGGTCATTGCGCTCTGACTGCAGCGCTCGACACAGCTTCTCCAGCCGCTGGATTTTCACCTGCAGGCCCTCCAGCTCTTTGTCCCGGAGTGTTTTCTAGGGAGAGAAATGGGGCCTTCAGTTCCATATAATCAACCGCCCACATACTGCCACTTGGTAGAAAACATTCACCACTCACATTTTAACAACGCTGGGCACTGGCCAGAGTCAAAAGCTGGCCCCTTTCGAGTAAACAGTCCTGGTTTATGCTGAAACATGGCTGCCAGCTGGAGACAGGTGTGGTATAGAGAAGGGGCATGgcttggaggtgatggattcctCTGTTTATTCACTTAAGGCCACTAAGATGGCCTTAGCAAGTGCTTGGCTTTTGAGTCTGTTGCCTTATCAGTTAGCCTGGACTACTAACATCACCTCACAGATCTTGAGAGAGCTCAACGAGCTGACGCATCCACACACTTAGCAGGGTCTGGCACACAGCAGCCTCTCCATCAATTactttctcctccttcacctcaAGCCACAAAATCAAATTATCTGCACGGCTCTGCATGCCAGCTGCACACACATCGGCACCCCTTGCTTTTCctgctctttcctcctttcttccattTGCTCTCTTTGCTTCCACTACAGACCTATCACTAAGCTCACTACCTCCCTTGAGGAGACAGCTGGTGCCTCTGGACTTGGACAGACATGCGCATGAATCCCAGCTTCACTTGGGGCTCACTGCATCCTTCTTGGTAGAAAGTACAGGAAAGGGCCAAGAATTTCACACACCCCCCAGCCCGGCTGCACACCGTACTCAGCCCACCTCCTCGGCCATCTCAAGCAGGGCCTTGTTGCTGCTCTCCCACCGGGACCGGTACATGGTGGtttctttttccagcttcttgATCTTCTTAGTCATCTGGGTTATGTGACACATAGAAGGAAATGGTCAGGGGGTCAGGCGATTTGTGCATGTGTCTCCAAGGTGGGAAACCGTCCCAAGGGGGCGAGATCAGTGCTTTCTGAGCCACCTTAGGGTGTATCCAGGTAAATACGCCCACTCTTACCCTCTATGGGGTATCAATCACATATTACTGTAAACGGTGCCACATGAAGCACTCCACGGATGGGGGCTTCCTGAAGGCAGGCCTCATGTTCGATTCAGAATGAAGCTGCTTGCACCCCCATAGCCACCCCCAATCTGGACCACAGTTAccttttccatctcctgtttgaatgTGGTGAACACCTCACTACTTTTGGAAAGAGTGTTCTGGAACTCCTCAAACTTCTCAGTGTACAGGGCAAGCTGGGTGAGAGGGAAGCCCACAGGTAAGACTGGGCTTTTCTGGAGGGCACTTCTGGTCAACACACTCAGACCCACCCTTAGCCCTCTGACCCAACAGTTCTGTTGAGATACCAGTtttccttaaaacaaaacaaaacccatctATTTGGAAGGATATAATCTAAAATGTTAAGCCTAAAAAGTAGGACTGGGGGTGATTTATATATTTCCTGTAATCTTCCTTTTCAAACTCTTCTTCCAGAATGAAGTCTAATTTACATAATTAAAATCACCTGTTCTGTCTCCGCCTCCTCAAAAGGAATACAACACTTTGGACCAGGAACAAGTCCTTCTAGCTTGTCTTCCCACCTGGTCACCACCACAAAGGTGCCAGCCAGGTCCAGAGAGAACAAAGGCTTGGCAAGGTCACACAGGAGCAAGGTGGGCCTAGAATGAGGGTTCCACTTCCCTCCCCCGAGATGGGACTTGGCTTGGGGACCATGGAGGCACGGGGAAGGCTACACAGTCTTACCTGCTGTTTCAGGTGGGTCTCCTGCTGCTTCATCAGCTCGCACATCCTCTGGGACTCCACAGCCTCTTTGAGGAGCTATTTCAGGACCCCAGACAGGGGTCTGATTAGACAGGACCCCAGATTCCTTCAGAAGCCCCGAGAGGCTGCATCTGGACTGTTTTAGCCATATGCACCATGACCCCCCGAGGCTTCCTGCTCTCAGATGGTTTCTGAGCTAGCAGTGCCCTGGCCTAACCAGAAAACCTCTCCCGGGCACACCTAGCTGTGAGCTGAGCCAGAACCCGACCCACCTCCTCCCAGAACCCCCACCCCTGGGGCCTGAGCCTCACAAAATCCTTCTCCCGCTGGtgcctctcctctgcctccttcagcatctcctgggccTGCTGGAGCTTGGCatccaccagctgctgctgcaggTCCTTGTGTTTGAAGACTTTGTCAATGTGCTGCAGGAAAGCATTGTTGGGGGTGGGTGTGTGGTTTCCATCTGTTAGGAGCTTTTCTTGGGGAGGCCCACAGGAAGCTCCACATGCAGAGACCAGGGGACTGCCCAGTCTCCCACTTCAGTATGACATGCTGGACTCCCATGTGTCCCATAGGTTGTGGGCCCCAAGTCCCTGGAAGGTCTACTTCCCAACCTCACCTTgtttctttcccagagtcagtCTGGCATGAACGGGATGAGATTACCTCCCAGGAAGCCAAGTAACAGATACACTCAAACCTTTAGCCTCATTACTCCACTGGACTGAGAACCCGCAC containing:
- the TXLNA gene encoding alpha-taxilin isoform X2, giving the protein MQTLNTLSTPEEKLAALCKKYAELLEEHRNSQKQVKLLQKKQSQLVQEKDHLRGEHSKAVLARSKLESLCRELQRHNRSLKEEGVQRAREEEEKRKEVTSHFQVTLNDIQLQMEQHNERNSKLRQENVELAERLKKLIEQYELREEHIDKVFKHKDLQQQLVDAKLQQAQEMLKEAEERHQREKDFLLKEAVESQRMCELMKQQETHLKQQLALYTEKFEEFQNTLSKSSEVFTTFKQEMEKMTKKIKKLEKETTMYRSRWESSNKALLEMAEEKTLRDKELEGLQVKIQRLEKLCRALQSERNDLNKRVQDLSAGGQAPLTDSGPERRAETANASKEQGSEGPRVQTPSSPRATEAPCCPGTLSTDPSGQSGPQEPTSITA